The following are encoded in a window of Geobacter metallireducens GS-15 genomic DNA:
- a CDS encoding B12-binding domain-containing radical SAM protein produces the protein MKVVLAAIHPVPSPQAVPLANAFLKAYLGTDEELAARVAVTLCDFLRSTPADVCAAEILAHEPDAVGFSLYLWNTEESGRIAAELRRNRPGITIFAGGPQATADPLGTLTGGGYDFLILGEGEVPFLEVTARLADGRPFRGAPGTAWLDDGKLASRPQKPVALLDTIPSPFLSGIIEPGRYGGLLWQLSRGCDFACEYCFDYKGTKGVRRFSLERVDAELDFLVRHNVPQVFVLDSTFNVDAKRAKTILRMIRKRAPHIHFHFEVRSEFLDREMARLFAGITCSLQIGLQSADPAILKGIRRHFDPDDFRKRVALLNESGAVFGFDLIYGLPGDSLAGFRQSLDFALALYPNHLDIFPLAVLPGTPLAARAAQAGLDHLPAPPYALTATPTFPAPDMKRAARLAGACDIFYSRGKAVAWFNGVIAPLSLTPAEFLDAFGGWLARQGIEAREEALGDEAIWSLQRSFLAHIFADRRVRRLLPVALDLVDYHYHYAAALLAPPPELPTDRSLAGLNILDQVVCLAPSTRLARFSYEITDLLEAGNADLREICACFSPSPSWAVIYPRGNDIFTESLLESYFLLLEGLDGCCRAGDVVARLALSGEGAAEFLKFAAAEGIVTVRNCP, from the coding sequence GTGAAGGTCGTCCTTGCCGCCATCCACCCAGTTCCCTCTCCCCAGGCCGTCCCTCTCGCCAACGCGTTCCTGAAGGCATACCTCGGCACCGACGAGGAGCTTGCCGCCCGCGTTGCTGTCACGCTCTGCGATTTTTTGCGTTCAACGCCAGCCGACGTCTGTGCTGCCGAGATTCTTGCCCACGAGCCCGATGCGGTCGGCTTTTCCCTCTATCTCTGGAACACCGAGGAGTCGGGGCGGATTGCGGCGGAGCTTCGGCGGAACCGTCCCGGCATCACCATCTTCGCCGGCGGCCCCCAGGCAACCGCAGACCCCCTCGGAACGCTCACCGGGGGGGGGTACGATTTTCTCATCCTCGGCGAGGGGGAGGTGCCGTTTCTCGAGGTGACGGCCCGGCTTGCCGACGGGCGTCCTTTCCGTGGCGCGCCGGGGACGGCCTGGCTTGACGATGGAAAACTGGCAAGCCGGCCCCAGAAGCCGGTGGCGCTCCTTGACACCATTCCGTCCCCCTTTTTGTCGGGAATCATCGAGCCCGGGCGCTACGGGGGGCTTCTCTGGCAACTCTCCCGCGGGTGCGACTTCGCCTGCGAGTACTGCTTCGACTACAAGGGGACCAAGGGGGTGCGGCGGTTCTCTCTGGAGCGGGTCGACGCGGAGCTCGATTTTCTCGTCCGCCACAACGTCCCCCAGGTGTTTGTCCTCGACTCCACCTTCAACGTCGATGCGAAGCGGGCCAAGACGATCCTGCGGATGATCCGCAAGCGCGCCCCCCATATCCACTTCCACTTCGAGGTGCGGAGCGAGTTTCTGGACCGGGAGATGGCCCGGCTTTTTGCCGGCATTACCTGCTCTCTCCAGATCGGCCTCCAGAGTGCCGACCCGGCCATCCTCAAGGGGATACGGCGGCATTTCGATCCGGACGACTTTCGAAAACGAGTCGCGCTTCTCAACGAAAGCGGGGCCGTCTTCGGCTTTGATCTCATCTACGGACTCCCCGGCGACTCCCTCGCAGGCTTCAGGCAATCCCTCGACTTCGCCCTCGCCCTCTACCCGAACCATCTGGACATCTTCCCCCTTGCCGTTCTCCCCGGCACCCCCCTTGCCGCCCGCGCGGCTCAGGCAGGGCTCGACCACCTTCCGGCGCCCCCCTACGCGCTTACCGCCACCCCGACGTTTCCGGCCCCGGACATGAAACGTGCCGCCCGCCTTGCCGGAGCCTGCGACATCTTCTATAGCCGGGGAAAAGCGGTCGCCTGGTTCAACGGCGTCATTGCCCCCCTTTCCCTGACGCCGGCAGAGTTTCTCGACGCCTTCGGCGGATGGCTCGCACGCCAAGGGATTGAAGCCCGGGAGGAGGCCTTGGGCGACGAGGCGATCTGGTCGCTGCAGCGCTCGTTTCTTGCCCACATCTTTGCCGACCGGCGGGTGCGTCGTCTTCTCCCCGTGGCTCTCGACCTGGTCGATTATCACTATCATTACGCGGCGGCGCTTCTGGCGCCGCCGCCGGAGCTTCCCACCGACCGCAGCCTCGCCGGCTTGAATATTCTCGATCAGGTAGTGTGTCTTGCTCCATCCACGAGGCTTGCCCGCTTCTCCTATGAAATCACCGATCTGCTGGAAGCGGGCAACGCAGACCTTCGGGAAATCTGTGCATGTTTCTCGCCCAGTCCGTCATGGGCCGTCATTTATCCCCGCGGCAACGACATATTTACCGAATCTCTCCTGGAGTCCTATTTCCTTCTTCTCGAGGGGCTCGACGGCTGCTGCCGGGCCGGTGATGTCGTTGCGCGACTCGCCCTTTCCGGAGAGGGGGCAGCGGAATTCCTCAAATTTGCCGCCGCGGAGGGGATTGTCACGGTACGGAACTGCCCCTGA
- a CDS encoding MXAN_5187 C-terminal domain-containing protein: MGIPEDIAQFEQCLNELIIKYEQYFLGLEKREPLRLLETVDRLARKYVSVKIVNTMLNFKYNSLVAKLGSYRQYWNRILRLMEEGKYSRDRFRMAMHERPAQAAKNDASPSPSHDEADELYRQFIEARRSCNLPVETVTRDMVASAIEKQKPAIVAKYGTDRVEFRIVIENGVPKIKARPRRSS, from the coding sequence ATGGGAATTCCGGAAGACATAGCCCAGTTCGAGCAGTGCCTCAATGAGCTGATCATCAAGTACGAGCAGTACTTCCTCGGCCTTGAGAAGCGGGAGCCCCTGCGCCTGCTCGAGACGGTCGACCGGCTGGCGCGCAAGTACGTCAGCGTGAAGATCGTCAACACCATGCTGAACTTCAAGTACAACTCCCTCGTGGCAAAGCTGGGTTCCTACCGGCAGTACTGGAACCGGATCCTCCGGCTCATGGAGGAGGGAAAGTACTCCCGGGACCGGTTCCGCATGGCCATGCACGAACGTCCCGCCCAAGCTGCCAAGAATGACGCCTCTCCGTCCCCGTCCCACGACGAGGCGGACGAGCTCTATCGCCAGTTCATCGAGGCGCGCCGCTCCTGCAACCTCCCCGTCGAGACGGTGACCAGGGATATGGTCGCCTCCGCCATTGAAAAGCAGAAGCCGGCGATCGTGGCAAAATACGGCACCGACCGGGTGGAATTCCGCATCGTCATCGAAAACGGCGTCCCCAAGATCAAGGCCAGGCCCCGTCGGTCATCCTAA